Part of the Robbsia sp. KACC 23696 genome, TGGCCAATGACACCCGCCCTGCGGCAGCGGATGCAGATGGGGCACGCTCGCCTGCGGGCGCCGCACTTTCGCCACGTGCCGCTTTCAGTGTCGGACGCCTGTGCGCGATGCTGGCCGGCTGGCTTGTGTATGGCTTTCTATGCTTGCCGGTACTGGTCATCGTGCTGTCCGCATTCACGCCCGACGCCTATCCAAGCTTTCCGCCCCGCAGCTTGTCCTTGCATTGGTTTCACGCCTTGTTTGCAAACCCGGACTGGCTGCGCGCGCTGGCCGTGAGCGGCTGGCTGCTGCTGATCGTGACCCCGGCCACGGTCGTGCTCGGCACCTCGGCTGCCTATGCGTTGGCACGCCTGCAGTTCCGGGGGCGCGCCGTCCTTCAGGCATTTGTCCTGTCGCCGCTGATCATTCCGCAAGTGGTGCTCGGGATTGCTTTGCTGTATGTGCTGACCGCGGCGGGACTCGGGGGATCGTTGCTCGGGATGGCAGCCGGGCATATCGTCGTGGCGCTGCCGTATGCGGTGCGAACCGTCAGCGTCAGCCTCGCCAGCGTCGATCGTCGTCTGGAATCGGCATCGATGAATCTGGGGGCGAGCCCGGCCACGACCTTTCGCCGCGTGACCTTGCCGCTGATCAAACCGGGCATCGTCGCGGGCGCGGTGTTCGCTGCGGTCACGTCTTTCGGCGAGGTGTCGGTGAGTCTGTTCCTGACCGCTCCCGACACCGTGACGATGCCGGTACGGATCTTCACTTACATCGACCAGACCTTCGATCCGACGGTGAACGCCGTCTCGGCGCTCTTTATCGGCCTGGCGATCGTCGCGCTAGTCATCCTCGAAAAAACCATCGGGCTGACGAAGGCCCTTTGACGGTTGCTGTTGGATGCGTTTGGCGCGTCGTATCGCTCAGGCGCGTTCCGGCGCCTCACGCGCCAGCCGGTTGCTCAGATCGAGGCCATACAACAAGGCTAGAACGGTATCGAGCACCGGCGTACGGATACCGCGTTGCCGCGCCAGCGTCTGGGTCTGACGCACGATCGCGTCCACCTCCATCGGCCGCTGCAAGATCGCGTCCTGCAACATGGACGGCCGCGTATTCGAGCTGGCGGGATACAACACCGCGTCCTCCGCGGTCAAAGCCAAGCCCAGCGCCTGACCGATCTCGATCACCTCGGTACGCAATGCCGACATCAGCGCGCTGATCTGCGGGTCGCCGTTCCGGTCCTGACTCGAGAGCCGTGTCAGTGCCGACACGGTATTGGCCGTCACATTCGTCAACAGCTTGCGCCAGACTTCCAGATGGATGTCGGCATCGTTCCGCACCGGCAGACCCGACTGCGTGAAGAGATCCGTCAAAGCGCGCAGACGCTCGCTGGGGGCCCCGTCGGGGCCGAGGCGCGTCCGGTCAGGCTCGCCCAAAATGAATAGGTTGCTGCCATTGTTGAAGATCGTGCCGTCGTCCAGCACTTCGTTCGGCGAATAGACGACCGCGCCGATCACCCGTTCCGCACCGACCGTGCGCCACAGTGCGCCGTGCGGATCGACGTCCTGCAACGGCCCCGGCTCGGCATCGCGCCCGTAGGTCCACCACCACGGCACGCCATTCAGCAAGAACACCGCGATGCCGTCCGGCTTCAATGCGGCACGTAAGGCCGCCGCATGGTCCGGCACGCTTCCGGCCTTCAGTCCGATGATCAGAATGTCTTGCGGCGGGAGCGTTGCGAGATCGGTATAGACCTGCGTCGAAGTCGGATGCACGGTGAACGTGCCGTCGAGGCCGCGCAGCGTCAGTCCCTGCTCCGCAATCCGCGCGCGTTGACGCTCGCGCACGACCAGTGAGACGTCGGCATGCCCTGCGTGCAACAAGCGCACCGCCACATTACCGCCAACGGCACCCACGCCAAATAAGCCTACTTTCATGCTGTTTCACGCTCCTTCGATTGCGCCGTCATCACATTTGCGATTCGATCGGTCGAATAAGCCATTCGCCGATTTTCTGCAGCATCGGTCGGGCGCGCCATTTCTCCATCGTGCAAGCGGTCGCACCACGCAAGTCGCTCTCCATGACGCGCGTCATTGCCGCACCAAATTCCGGTGAATAAACGTTCAGGCTGGCTTCGTCATTGAGGTTGAAAGATCGCATATCGAAATTCGTCGAACCGACCGATACCATCAGTCCGTCGAGGATCAACATCTTGTTATGCATCATCGTCTTTTCATACTCGTAGATCTCGACGCCAGCGGCCAGCAAGCTGCCCCACTGCCGCTTGGACGCCACGCGGATCAACATCGAGTCCGTGTATCGATCCGGCACCAGCAAGCGGATCTTGACGCCACGACGCGTGGCTTCCACCAGCGCATCGTTCATTAAGCGGTCCGGAATGAAATAGGCGGCTTGCAGATCGATCGTTTTCGTCGCAGCTGCGACCGCCAACAAATACATCAGCTGCATACTGGCGTTGCCACCGGACGGCGAACTGACGAACATGTGCATCTTGCGCGAGCCGGCTGCCGCCAGCGCCGGATAGTATTTGGCGCTGTGCAGCACCCGACCGGTCGTTTTGATCCAGTTGTCCATGAAACCGGCTTGTAGCTGCGCCACTACCGGGCCTTCGATGCGAAAGTGCATATCGCGCCAGTGCTCCGGATCCTGCGCATGGCCCCGCCATTGATCGGCAATGCCCACGCCGCCGGTAAAGCCGATCGTGCCATCGACGACGAGCAATTTTCGATGGGTTCGATTATTGAGACGCGAAACGGTGTACCACTTCAATGGGTGATATTTTTCAACCTCGACACCGGCATCGCGCAACTCGCTGAGCAGTGACTGATCCATCTTGAAACTGCCGGCCCAATCGAGCATCACGTGCACCGCGACGCCGGCGAGCTGCCGCTCCTTCAGCGCATCGGCAAATTCGCGACCGATACTGCCGGACCAGTAGATATACGTCTCGAAGGTGATGCTCTGCTTTGCCGCGCGAATGGCCGCCAGCATCGCCGGAAAAATCTCGTCGCCATTGTGCAGCGCGGTGATCGAATTGCCTTGCAGCATATCGGGACCGAGCATCGCGTCCATTTCCAACTCGAACTGCGGATCCTCGATGGCGTGACAGTGCCCGATGGCGTGACGAACGGCCTTCTCCGGGACCTTGAAATTCACGGCGACCATCACCGCCATCGCGGTCAAAATCGCCGTGGCGGCAATCAGCATCCAGATCATTCTTGCTCTCTTGGGTTCGGCCGGCGCACTATCCCACTGCGCACGAGGACCAATCCAATATAGCGCAAAAACGGTCGGCGCCCTGTCGGCTGCCGGCTTGTGGGGCTTCAGACACCGAGGCTTGCCCCAAACGGCCGCCCGCAGAGGCTTCCGTTTGGCGGTGCATTACACTAAGGCATCGGCACCCCAGCGCCGATCTAACCATTAATGCGCATTCGCGACATGCCGCCACCTTTTCCTGCTGAACAATCGTCCCTGTCCCCTTCATCTCACATTGCGCGGATGATCGAGTCGGGCGAGGCGCATTCCGTACCCGCCGCAGATGGCACGCCCATCCTCTGGCGCCGCTTCGGAAGCGGGACGCCCGTGGTCCTATTGCACGGTGGGCATGGCGACTGGATGCATTGGTTCCGCAATGTCGCGGCGCTCTCGGCCTATCGCGAAGTCTGGATCCCGGACATGCCGAATTTCGGCGACTCCGGCGACTTGCCCGTTTCGTCGTTCGCGCATTTATGTGATGCCACGCTGTCGTCGCTCGACACGCTATTGGGCGCCGGCACAGCGATCGATCTCGTCGGATTTTCATTCGGTGGCATGGTCGCGGCCGCCATCGCGACAAAGCGGCCCGTCACGCGCTTGATACTGGTCGGCAGCGGCGGCCACCGTTCCGTCGGACGCGATCACCCCGCATTATTGAATTGGCATAAAACCGATGATGCCGAGGCGCGCATCACCATGCTCAATGCGAACGTGAGGACCTTCATGTTCCACGACGCGTCCGCGGTCAGCCCACTTATCGAATCGATTTACGCACGGCAATGCCTTCGCACGCGCTTTCGAAGCCGTGGCTCCTGGGGCGGCGCGACGCTTCAGGATTTTCTACAGACAGCGAAAGTCAAAACCCTATTGCTGTGGGGCGACCAGGATGTCACCCTCGCCTCACCGACCGACTATTCGGCGAAACTCCGCGAGGCACATATACGGCACGAACTCGTCCTGGTACCCGGCGCCGGACACTGGCTGCAATGCGAGGCCGCCGAGGCCGCGAACACCGCGTTTATTGCCTTTCTGCAAAATGCGAAAGACTGAAAGCGGTCCGAATCGGTTCAATCCGTTTCTTTTATCTCGCCCTACGAAAAACGCTCGCCTAAGGGGCCCAAAGATCGCTCGGCGTACGTTCGGATCGTGCCGCCGGTGATTCGCGCCGCGCGCAGCACGATATCCGCTCACACGGCATAATACGCACACACCGCCGGGCCGTTCCTGAGCGCCTCCTGGCGCATCGCACGGTCACTGCGCCACCCGCACAAAACATGACGTCCATGAGCCAACCATCCCCTACAGTCTCGACCCCCGTGTCGCGCACCGACGCACCGGCATCGGAAGCGATCCAGGCCGCCTACTTCCAACGGTATCGCGAAGCGGTTCCGACACAGCAATGGAGCGAAACGCTGGGACTGATGCTGGACCATCGTTCGGTGCGCAGTTTTTTGTCGACGCCGCTTGCTGAAGGGACCGTCGAAGCGCTGGTTGCCGCAGCGTCGTCGGCACCGACATCGTCGAACGTGCAGGCGTGGAGCGTCGTTGCCGTCAGCGATGCCGCCACCCGCGCGCAGCTCGCGGAATTGGCAGGCGGACAGAAACATATCGTCGACGCGCCGTTGATTCTGGTCTGGATTGCCGACCTCGCACGCGCAGACGCGATCGGCAAAGCCGCCGGTCAGCCCATGGAAACGCTTGGCCTGGCCGAGACGGGCATCGTTGCCATCGTCGATGCGATCCTCGCCGCGCAAAACGCATTGGTCGCCGCGGAGTCATTAGGCCTGGGGACCGTCTATATCGGCGCCTTGCGCAATGACCCGGCGCGTGTGGCGGCCTTGCTCGGCCTGCCGGCGGGCGCATGGGCCGTTGCCGGCCTCGTCATCGGCCATCCCGATCCGACGGTGGCAACCGCAGTCAAGCCACGGCTGCCGCAGCGCGCCGTCTTGCACCGTGAGCGCTATCATACGGACCAGCAAGCGGCCATCGCCGATCACGATGTCGCCACCGAAGCGTTCCGCGCAGAGCAAGGACTTCCGTCGCAATCATGGACCACGTTGCTCCTCGGTCGGCTTGGCCCGATCTCGGCACTGAAGGGCCGCCATCTATTGCGCGAAACACTCGCCAAGTTAGGCGTGCCGCTGGCGTAAGTGCCATCCCGTAGAACATTACGCCGGCCGGGCACGGCCGGCCGGGTCGACGCGATGGGCCGTTCACGTTGCGGAAAGCGCCGCGCGACAAATCGTGTGTCGTCGCGTGGGAGCCCGTCAGCATTGGCGACGCATCGCCGCCGCAGCCTGGTTCACCGCCGCAACGCGTAAGGCCCGGCGACCGGCATTTGCCGCGACGGCACGCTGCACAACGGCTGCCGGCGCGACAAACGGCGTTCCCGCCTTGAACGGCGGCTGCGGGTCGTATTCGATTTGCAACTGAATCTGCTGCGCGATGTCCTCACCGACTAAATCGGCGGCGACCAGCAATGCCATATCGATCCCAGCCGTAACGCCACCCGACGTATAAATATTGCCGTCAACGGTCAACCGATCGTCACTCGGCGTCGCGCCAAACGCCGACAACAGGTCTCGCGCCTGCCAATGTCCGCCGGAACGACGACCGATAAGCAAGCCGGCCGCCCCCAGCAACAGCGAGCCGGTACATATCCCAAATATATAGCGTGCAGCCGCGGATTTCCGCGCGACGAAATCGACCGTCGCGGCATCCAGAATGGCGTCGTCGATACCGGGACCGCCTGGCACGACGAATAGCGCGTAATCCGCGGCATGCGCAAAATCGGTGTCGGGTTGAATAATCAAGCCGCTATCGGCCCGTACAGGCGCCGTGCTTCGCGCGACGATCTCCACCCGCCAGCCGGGCAGCCGCGCGAGTACTTCGAGGGGCCCCGTCAAATCGAGTTGCGTCATGCCGGGAAGGAGCAATAATCCGGCACAGTGTGAAGGGGATGGCGTCGTCATCGATCGCTCCGTTGGATCAGGAAGAAAAGGCACATCCATTAGACCGCGATCGGTCCTGGCAAAAAAGCCAAAAAAAGCGTAAATTCTGCCAATGACGACATCGCCTCCGACGCCTCGCCACATCGCGATCTTTGTGTACGCTGGCGCCCAGCCCATCGATATTGCGGGTCCGCTGCAGACTTTCGAGACAGCGAACAAGGAAGCGGGCGGCGAGGCGTATCGATGCAGCGTCCTCTCGCAGCATGGCGGCCCCATTCGTCTCGAAGGCGGTCTGACGGTCATGACCGAGACAGCCGCCGACGACTGCGTCATCGACACGCTACTCATTCCGGGTGGCCCTGGGGTGCATCCCGCTCGCCTCGCCCCTGAGATCGTCCTGAATATCGCGCAGCTGGCGCAGCGCGCACAGCGCGTCTGCTCGGTGTGTACCGGCGCCTACCTGTTGGCTCAAGCAGGATTGCTCGATGATCTCGACATTGCCACGCATTGGCGTTCCTGCGCCGCATTGGCGAAGGAGTTTCCGCGCGTTCGCGTCAAGCCGGACCCGATCTGGATTCGGCAAGGACGCATCTGGACGTCAGCGGGGGTCACTGCCGGAATCGATCTGTCTCTCGCCATGGTGGAAAGCGATCTCGGCAGTGCGGTGGCCGCGCGGACCGCGCGTCTGCTCGTCGTCTATATGCGGCGCCCCGGCGGCCAGGAGCAGTTCAGCATGCCATTGGCAATGCAGGCGGCCGATAGTTTCGGCCCGCTATTCGATTGGCTCGATGCGAACCTGCACCGATCGATCAAAGTCGACGATCTCGCCGAGCAGGCCAATATGTCGCCCCGAACGTTCGCGCGCCGTTTTAATGAGAAACTCGGCATGACGCCGGCCAAGGCGATCGAGGGATTGCGCCTGGAGCGCGCCCAGTCCCTGCTGTCGACAACCAGCCTGTCCCTTTCGGAAATTGCGCGCCGAACCGGCTTTGGACGGGAAACGCGCCTGCGGGAAGTCTTCGAGCGCCGCTTGACCTTGGGCCCCTCGCAATGGCGCGCGCGCTTCACCGCAACGGGCTCGGGCGCCCCATCCTGAAATGTTTAAAAAGACCCGACGTGGCGGATTCCGCGGGCGTCGCCTACCGCGCAGGTTGCGCTGCCACTACGTCGTCACCGGGCTTCGAGTCCGCGGCATCGGCGGCGACGTCCCATCCGCCACCGAGCGCCTTATATAAAGCCACCAGATCGGTCGAGACCGTCGCCGTGCTGTCGACCCATTGCTGCTCGCTACTCAGAACGTTTTTCTGTGCTGTCAGGACATCGAGGTAGGTCGTCAGTCCTCGGGCATAGCGTTGATTCGCGATCGCCAATGCACGCTGCGATGCCTGCACGCCGGCGGCGAGCTTGTCGCGCCGACGTTGCTCCGCGCTGAAGCCGGTCAACGCATCGTCGACCTCTTGAAATGCGGACAGCACCGTCTTGCGATAGCTGATGGCCGCTTCCTTCTGCTGGGCATTGCGCATGGCCAGCGTGGCGCGCAAACGCCCGCCTTCGAAGATCGGCAGCGTGATACTGGGTCCTGCGCTATAGCTCCGGGCGCCCCAACTTGCCATATTCGTAAAAGCGGTAGCCTGGATGGCAACACTGCCCGACAACGTGATCTTCGGGAAGAAATCGGCCTTTGCAGCACCGATATTGGCGGTCGCTGCGTGTAATTGCGCTTCCGACTCCCGAATAT contains:
- a CDS encoding helix-turn-helix domain-containing protein; this encodes MTTSPPTPRHIAIFVYAGAQPIDIAGPLQTFETANKEAGGEAYRCSVLSQHGGPIRLEGGLTVMTETAADDCVIDTLLIPGGPGVHPARLAPEIVLNIAQLAQRAQRVCSVCTGAYLLAQAGLLDDLDIATHWRSCAALAKEFPRVRVKPDPIWIRQGRIWTSAGVTAGIDLSLAMVESDLGSAVAARTARLLVVYMRRPGGQEQFSMPLAMQAADSFGPLFDWLDANLHRSIKVDDLAEQANMSPRTFARRFNEKLGMTPAKAIEGLRLERAQSLLSTTSLSLSEIARRTGFGRETRLREVFERRLTLGPSQWRARFTATGSGAPS
- a CDS encoding phospholipase D-like domain-containing protein — translated: MIWMLIAATAILTAMAVMVAVNFKVPEKAVRHAIGHCHAIEDPQFELEMDAMLGPDMLQGNSITALHNGDEIFPAMLAAIRAAKQSITFETYIYWSGSIGREFADALKERQLAGVAVHVMLDWAGSFKMDQSLLSELRDAGVEVEKYHPLKWYTVSRLNNRTHRKLLVVDGTIGFTGGVGIADQWRGHAQDPEHWRDMHFRIEGPVVAQLQAGFMDNWIKTTGRVLHSAKYYPALAAAGSRKMHMFVSSPSGGNASMQLMYLLAVAAATKTIDLQAAYFIPDRLMNDALVEATRRGVKIRLLVPDRYTDSMLIRVASKRQWGSLLAAGVEIYEYEKTMMHNKMLILDGLMVSVGSTNFDMRSFNLNDEASLNVYSPEFGAAMTRVMESDLRGATACTMEKWRARPMLQKIGEWLIRPIESQM
- a CDS encoding alpha/beta fold hydrolase, producing the protein MPPPFPAEQSSLSPSSHIARMIESGEAHSVPAADGTPILWRRFGSGTPVVLLHGGHGDWMHWFRNVAALSAYREVWIPDMPNFGDSGDLPVSSFAHLCDATLSSLDTLLGAGTAIDLVGFSFGGMVAAAIATKRPVTRLILVGSGGHRSVGRDHPALLNWHKTDDAEARITMLNANVRTFMFHDASAVSPLIESIYARQCLRTRFRSRGSWGGATLQDFLQTAKVKTLLLWGDQDVTLASPTDYSAKLREAHIRHELVLVPGAGHWLQCEAAEAANTAFIAFLQNAKD
- a CDS encoding NADPH-dependent oxidoreductase; this encodes MSQPSPTVSTPVSRTDAPASEAIQAAYFQRYREAVPTQQWSETLGLMLDHRSVRSFLSTPLAEGTVEALVAAASSAPTSSNVQAWSVVAVSDAATRAQLAELAGGQKHIVDAPLILVWIADLARADAIGKAAGQPMETLGLAETGIVAIVDAILAAQNALVAAESLGLGTVYIGALRNDPARVAALLGLPAGAWAVAGLVIGHPDPTVATAVKPRLPQRAVLHRERYHTDQQAAIADHDVATEAFRAEQGLPSQSWTTLLLGRLGPISALKGRHLLRETLAKLGVPLA
- a CDS encoding DJ-1/PfpI family protein, producing MTTPSPSHCAGLLLLPGMTQLDLTGPLEVLARLPGWRVEIVARSTAPVRADSGLIIQPDTDFAHAADYALFVVPGGPGIDDAILDAATVDFVARKSAAARYIFGICTGSLLLGAAGLLIGRRSGGHWQARDLLSAFGATPSDDRLTVDGNIYTSGGVTAGIDMALLVAADLVGEDIAQQIQLQIEYDPQPPFKAGTPFVAPAAVVQRAVAANAGRRALRVAAVNQAAAAMRRQC
- a CDS encoding 2-dehydropantoate 2-reductase, with the translated sequence MKVGLFGVGAVGGNVAVRLLHAGHADVSLVVRERQRARIAEQGLTLRGLDGTFTVHPTSTQVYTDLATLPPQDILIIGLKAGSVPDHAAALRAALKPDGIAVFLLNGVPWWWTYGRDAEPGPLQDVDPHGALWRTVGAERVIGAVVYSPNEVLDDGTIFNNGSNLFILGEPDRTRLGPDGAPSERLRALTDLFTQSGLPVRNDADIHLEVWRKLLTNVTANTVSALTRLSSQDRNGDPQISALMSALRTEVIEIGQALGLALTAEDAVLYPASSNTRPSMLQDAILQRPMEVDAIVRQTQTLARQRGIRTPVLDTVLALLYGLDLSNRLAREAPERA
- a CDS encoding ABC transporter permease, which produces MANDTRPAAADADGARSPAGAALSPRAAFSVGRLCAMLAGWLVYGFLCLPVLVIVLSAFTPDAYPSFPPRSLSLHWFHALFANPDWLRALAVSGWLLLIVTPATVVLGTSAAYALARLQFRGRAVLQAFVLSPLIIPQVVLGIALLYVLTAAGLGGSLLGMAAGHIVVALPYAVRTVSVSLASVDRRLESASMNLGASPATTFRRVTLPLIKPGIVAGAVFAAVTSFGEVSVSLFLTAPDTVTMPVRIFTYIDQTFDPTVNAVSALFIGLAIVALVILEKTIGLTKAL